Proteins from one Gossypium raimondii isolate GPD5lz chromosome 8, ASM2569854v1, whole genome shotgun sequence genomic window:
- the LOC105791366 gene encoding mitochondrial adenine nucleotide transporter ADNT1, with product MASEDVKRSESAVSTIVNLAEEAKIASEGVKAPSHALLSICKSLVAGGVAGGVSRSAVAPLERLKILLQVQNPHSIKYNGTIQGLKYIWRTEGFRGMFKGNGTNCARIIPNSAVKFFSYEEASKGILYLYRQQSGNEDAQLTPLLRLGAGACAGIIAMSATYPMDMVRGRLTVQTEKSPHQYRGIFHALSTVLREEGPRALYKGWLPSVIGVVPYVGLNFAVYESLKDWLIKRKPLGLVEDSELGVTTRLACGAAAGTIGQTVAYPLDVIRRRMQMVGWKDAASVVTGDGKNKAPIEYNGMVDTFRKTVRYEGFGALYKGLVPNSVKVVPSIAIAFVTYELVKDVLGVELRISD from the exons ATGGCGTCTGAGGATGTGAAAAGAAGCGAGTCGGCGGTCTCGACGATCGTGAATCTGGCGGAAGAAGCGAAGATAGCTAGCGAAGGAGTTAAGGCGCCGAGTCATGCGCTGCTTAGTATTTGCAAGTCTCTTGTTGCTGGTGGTGTCGCCGGTGGAGT GTCACGTAGTGCTGTTGCTCCCCTagaaagattaaaaattttacttcaG GTTCAGAATCCTCATAGTATAAAATACAATGGAACAATCCAGGGTTTGAAATACATATGGAGAACTGAGGGTTTCAGGGGAATGTTTAAAGGAAATGGTACTAATTGTGCTCGCATCATTCCTAACTCAGCAGTGAAGTTTTTCAGCTACGAAGAAGCCTCTAA GGGGATTTTATACCTTTATCGGCAGCAATCAGGAAATG AGGATGCACAACTCACTCCGCTTCTACGCCTTGGAGCTGGTGCATGTGCTGGAATCATTGCCATGTCAGCAACTTATCCAATGGATATGGTACGAGGTCGTCTAACAGTTCAG ACTGAGAAGTCGCCTCACCAATATAGAGGAATCTTTCATGCTCTTTCAACAGTATTAAGGGAAGAAGGACCCCGTGCATTGTACAAAGGCTGGTTACCATCTGTAATAGGAGTT GTACCTTACGTCGGTCTTAACTTTGCTGTTTATGAATCTCTGAAAGATTGGTTGATCAAAAGGAAACCCCTTGGGCTAGTTGAGGACTCTGAACTGGGTGTCACAACAAGGCTTGCATGTGGAGCTGCTGCTGGAACCATTGGCCAGACAGTTGCTTACCCTCTTGATGTCATTCGACGCAGAATGCAGATGGTGGGCTGGAAGGATGCTGCTTCAGTTGTCACCGGTGATGGGAAGAACAAGGCCCCCATTGAATATAATGGTATGGTTGATACATTCAGGAAAACAGTGCGCTATGAAGGTTTTGGAGCATTATACAAGGGTTTGGTTCCGAATTCAGTGAAG GTGGTTCCATCTATAGCAATTGCATTTGTCACGTACGAGTTGGTAAAGGATGTACTCGGAGTTGAGTTAAGGATATCTGACTGA
- the LOC105791365 gene encoding COP1-interactive protein 1 — translation MEQVEMSKADADKKIERISKLIKRRNRGKKDQELVGLVEDFHKQYQLLYAQYDHLIRQPGKQAREGNGNGSCSYHASSSDSEYYSSEDVEINTALSNNRSFFRRTATNMGEELKKAYAEVADLKHQLACRKKEKEALDSDHRAALSKIQETETMNADLRNEMDGLEKRLFALGTVPMGQVAEQLAGLITELESQHKKKSGLEAELCGKLVELEQQRETNKALLVHNSEEGVTESMEQIKDNENNLTSKIEDSMARVSNLKNEVDDLRSQKCESFDEVNIMKQELESVRSQNTELEMVLERKSTEVSQYLIQVKTLKEELARKSGVEQIMAEENEGLQVQVMDLESEVDALRKQKNKSEDEVKRKLGEINHLREEKGQLNARILELETLYRERSLEEDSKCKRANEIAKMKVEVDLLQPELDSLKAEQSSLELQISNQQTTTKEKDNNKSMPPKTRLVRRLSLGNITNLNYHNLERKMEDLAVEFGKKIDDGIRLLYQRIKVAERIQHENTQIFKLTRERLQQEIETLYLDNEALQQRVGTLDYELRQLRDTMEAEKAAMAGLNAMVDKLEDERNYLTPISNVTDEGVSVIDECEQAKSNVEILVAEMQKENEEELLREKVMSLEAKLREEGEEKLKMLREMRELEQKMREMHEEYELLRERVINLKAKLSEEGEEKLKALKAMSELEKLSKEKDEILSDREEEKREAIRQLCLLIDYHRTCSDHLKQSISTLTLTLRNKKMK, via the exons ATGGAGCAAGTGGAAATGTCTAAAGCAG ATGCagacaaaaaaatagaaagaatctCGAAACTGATTAAGAGGAGAAACAGAGGGAAAAAGGACCAAGAACTTGTTGGACTTGTAGAAGACTTTCACAAACAGTATCAGTTGCTGTATGCACAGTATGATCATCTCATACGACAGCCTGGAAAGCAAGCTCGCGAGGGAAACGGAAACGGAAGTTGTTCTTATCATGCCTCCAGCTCGGATTCCGAATATTATTCCTCCGAGGATGTAGAAATTAACACCGCACTCAGTAACAATAGAAGTTTCTTTAGAAGGACGGCAACCAACATGGGGGAGGAACTTAAAAAGGCATACGCCGAGGTTGCTGACCTGAAACATCAATTGGCCTGTaggaaaaaagagaaggaaGCTTTAGATTCGGACCATCGGGCTGCTTTAAGTAAAATCCAAGAAACAGAAACCATGAATGCAGATTTGAGAAACGAAATGGATGGGCTAGAAAAGAGACTTTTTGCTCTTGGAACAGTGCCTATGGGACAGGTAGCAGAGCAGTTAGCTGGCTTGATAACTGAGCTTGAATCTCAGCACAAGAAGAAAAGTGGATTGGAAGCTGAGCTTTGTGGTAAGCTAGTTGAACTGGAACAGCAAAGAGAGACAAACAAGGCGCTGCTTGTGCACAACTCGGAGGAAGGAGTAACGGAAAGCATGGAGCAAATCAAGGACAATGAAAacaatttaacatcaaaaatTGAGGATTCCATGGCTCGGGTCAGTAATCTGAAAAACGAAGTGGACGATTTACGATCTCAAAAATGTGAATCATTTGACGAGGTAAATATAATGAAGCAGGAATTGGAATCGGTACGTAGCCAGAACACTGAACTAGAAATGGTGCTAGAGAGGAAATCCACAGAGGTTTCCCAGTATCTGATTCAAGTGAAAACCTTGAAAGAGGAATTAGCAAGAAAGAGTGGTGTGGAGCAGATAATGGCAGAAGAAAATGAAGGCCTACAAGTGCAGGTGATGGATTTGGAATCCGAGGTGGATGCCCTACGCAAACAGAAGAATAAATCAGAAGACGAAGTGAAGAGAAAACTTGGTGAAATCAATCACTTGAGAGAGGAAAAAGGTCAACTGAATGCTAGGATTCTAGAACTGGAGACATTATATCGAGAGAGAAGCCTTGAGGAGGACAGCAAATGTAAAAGGGCTAACGAAATTGCTAAGATGAAAGTGGAGGTTGACCTTCTGCAGCCCGAGTTGGATTCCCTGAAGGCGGAGCAAAGCTCGTTGGAGTTGCAGATTTCAAATCAGCAAACAACGACAAAAGAGAAAGACAATAACAAATCTATGCCGCCCAAAACTAGGCTGGTCAGACGATTGTCGTTAGGAAATATTACTAATCTTAATTACCATAATCTAGAAAGGAAGATGGAGGATTTAGCAGTAGAATTCGGCAAGAAAATTGATGATGGCATCCGTCTTTTGTACCAGAGGATCAAAGTTGCTGAAAGGATACAGCAcgagaacacacagattttcaAGTTAACAAGAGAAAGGCTCCAACAAGAAATCGAAACACTCTACCTAGACAATGAAGCACTCCAACAAAGGGTGGGCACACTTGATTATGAGCTCAGGCAGTTGAGGGATACAATGGAGGCAGAAAAAGCCGCAATGGCGGGATTGAATGCGATGGTGGATAAGTTAGAAGACGAGAGGAATTACCTCACCCCCATTTCGAATGTGACAGACGAGGGTGTTTCTGTAATCGACGAATGTGAACAGGCCAAGAGTAACGTGGAAATATTGGTAGCAGAAATGCAGAAGGAAAATGAGGAAGAGTTGTTAAGGGAGAAAGTGATGAGTTTGGAGGCTAAGTTGAGAGAGGAAGGAGAAGAAAAGTTGAAGATGTTGAGAGAGATGAGGGAGCTTGAGCAAAAGATGAGAGAAATGCATGAGGAATATGAGTTGTTAAGGGAGAGAGTGATAAACTTGAAAGCCAAGTTGagtgaagaaggagaagaaaagtTGAAGGCGTTGAAAGCAATGAGTGAATTGGAGAAGCTTTCcaaagaaaaagatgagatATTGTCGGATCgtgaagaagagaagagagaagCCATAAGGCAGCTTTGCCTCTTGATCGACTACCACCGCACCTGCTCAGACCATCTCAAGCAATCTATCTCAACCTTAACTCTTACCCTTAGaaacaagaaaatgaaatga